The genome window CAAAAGAAACTTTGAGCAAAGTAGTTGAGCTTCTGAACATGCGTACAAACTGCCGCATCGTTCTGGTTGGTCACACAGATGCTCGTGCTTCTGATGCTTATAACGTATCACTTTCACGTCGTCGTGTTGATGCTGCGAAACGCTTCCTGATCCGTGCCGGAATTACTGATCCTAGCCGTATCATTGTGGAACATTACGGTGAGTATCGCCCAATCGCTGAAAACACAACAGTTGAAGGCTTGCAGTCTAACCGTCGCGTTGAAATCAAGATCTTGCCTAATAACACGATCCGCTCAACATATCCTGCTGGTTTCCGCCCATAGGATTTGGTTAAAACATATTGAAAAGGAAGGTAAGCGTTTACCTTCCTTTTTTTGTGCAAGCTGTTCGAGAATTCAGTAATTTCACTTACCTTTGCACCCTGTTTAATTTAGGGACGAGTTCCCGATCATAACAAATTCAATAATGGCAGTTAAAATTAGGTTGGCGCGTCGTGGACGCAAGAAGAAGGCGATTTATGATATCGTAGTCGCAGATGCCAGAGCACCACGTGATGGTCGCTTCATCGAAAAATTGGGTATCTATAACCCGGGAACAAACCCTGCTTCCATCGTTTTGGAATCAGATAAAGCAGTTGATTGGCTTTTGAAAGGTGCGCAACCGACGGATACAGCACGTTCTATTTTGCAACATGAAGGTGTAATGCTTAAAAAACACTTGCAAGTAGGCGTTATCAAAGGTGCAATCACGCAAGAAGTTGCTGATTCACGTTTTGAAGAATGGAAAGGATCAAAAACAGACCGTAAAGCAACTGCTGCTGATACGTTGTCTCAGAAGAAAGATTCTGACAGACAAGCCAGACTTGAAGCTGAGCGTAAAGTAAGCCAGACTCGTGCGGAAGCAATCGCTAAGAAAAATGCGCCTCCTGTTGAAGAAGCTCCTGAAGTTGAGGAAGCGGAAGCGGCTGTTGACACAGTGACAGAAGAAGTTTCTAACGAAGTTGCAGAGGAAACAACAGCTACTGAAACAGTAACTGAGGCTCCGGAAGCTGAGGCAGCTGCACCAGTGGAAGCACCTGTTGCGGAAGCACCAGCTGAAACACCTGCTGCGGAAGCACCAGTTGAAACTCCTGAGGCTGCGGCAACAACAGTTGAAGCTCCTGAAGCTGAGGCACCAGCATCTACTGAAACTCCTGCAACGGATGAATCGGCAGAGAAAAAAGCTGAGTAATTAGCGTTAAAATACAATCTTTATGAGTCTGTCGGTGATCCGTACAGACTCATATTGTTTTATACTTACACCAATATTTAATAAGCAGGTGACACAAGACAATTGTTATTTATTAGGTTATATCGTCCGCACGCACGGAACGGCGGGCAATGTTGTCATTTTCCTTGACGTAGATTATCCCGAGGAATATGAAGATCTCGACGCAATTTATGTTGAAATCAAGGGAGAGCTTGTCCCTTATTTTATTGAAAACTTCAACTTACAGAAGCAGGCCAATGCCATTGTGAAGTTTGAGGACATTAATACGATAGAAAAGGCACAGGCGCTTGTCGGAAGCTCACTTTATCTGTCCCTTGACGAGCTGGAAGAGCTGAGTAACGAGGAGTTTTATTATCATGAAATCAAAGGCTTCACGGTTGTAGATCAAACTGCCGGGACACTTGGTGTCGTGCGCGAAGTTTATTCCCTGAATGGCCAGGACCTGATCGCAATGGATTATCAGGGCGTAGAAGTGCTTATTCCAACTGCCGCTGACATTGTGTTAAGAGCTGATAAAGATAACAAGCAACTTATGGTAAATTTGCCTGAGGGTTTATTGGAAGTTTATCTTGACAATTCTGACTCTGAAAATACGCCAGACGATGCGGATTGATATTTTGACATGCGTTCCGAATCTGCTGGATAGCTTTTTTGCACATTCTATCCTGAAACGTGCCCAACAAGGTGGTTTTGTGGAAGTGATGGTGCATGATATCCGCGATTACTCAGTTAATAAGCATCGGACGATTGATGATTATGCATTTGGCGGAGGGGCCGGGATGGTCTTGCAAATCGAGCCCATTGCACGGTGCATTCGTGGTTTGCAGGAGGAGCGGAGTTATGACGAGATTATTTATCTCACACCGGATGGAGAGCTGATGCAACAGCCTATGGTGAACCAGCTTTCTCTGAAAGGGAACATTATCATGCTATGCGGCCACTACAAAGGGGTGGACCAGCGCGTGCGGGATATGTTCATCACCAAAGAAGTTAGTATTGGAGATTACGTGCTTTCGGGTGGAGAACTTGCCGCGGCTGTCCTTTCCGATGCCATTATACGCTTGCTTCCGGGTGTGCTTAATGATGAGACTTCGGCATTAACGGACTCCTTCCAGGATAACCTCCTTGCACCGCCTGTATACACGCGGCCAGCTGATTTCGAAGGCCATAAGGTTCCTGAGATCCTGATGTCGGGACATGAAGCTAAAATAGAAGAATGGCGCTATGAGCAATCCGTTCAGCGAACCAGGGAACGTCGCCCGGATTTATTATAACATTAAAAATCCAGGCTGCAATTGATCCACTCATTGTCGAAGTTGGTGCCGTACTTGCGGTAAAATCCAACGGCTGACGTATTCCAATCCAGCACCTGCCACAACATGCCCGTGCAGCCGGTTTGTTTGGCAGCTGCTACGGTCGCATCGAACAGGATCTTGCCTATGCCATTCCCGCGCATATCCTCTGTCACGATAATGTCTTCCATGTATAATCTTTTCCCTTTCCAGGTCGAATACCGGTAATAGTACAGCGACATGCCGATGATCCTGGAATCCGATTCGGCCACAAAGAAGTCATACAATTTTTCATTATAGTCACGGGTCATTTTTTCGACATTGTTCGAAACTTGATCCAGCGCTCGTTCATAAAGCGCCAGTTCTTTGACCAATTCAAAAATTGCAGGGATGTCTTCTAGGTTTCCGGGTCGGGTTGAGATTGTCATAGCTTGGTTTTATAAATATCCAGTAAGAGTTTAGAAGATACAATTTCCTACTGATTGTTCGTATAGATTTCCCACTTTTCTAGAATTGCCTGAAAGTTTTTGGGAAGTTCGGTGTCAAATTGCATCCATTGCCTTGTGGCAGGATGTACAAATCCCAGGGACTTTGCGTGCAGTGCCTGGCCAGGCAGCAGATCAAAAAGATTTGTTACCATGGCTTTATAACTGCCATTTGACGGCCCGCGCAGGATTTTGTCGCCGCCGTAAGTGGTGTCATTAAAAATCGGATGGCCAATGTGCTTCATATGTGCCCTGATCTGGTGCGTACGGCCCGTTTCAAGGTTACATTGAACAAGTGTGACGTAGTGAAAGGATTGGATGGTCTTGTAATGCGTGATCGCATGCTTCCCCTGGCTTCCATCGGGGAAGACGTCCATTACACGACGATCTTTTGCACTCCGCCCAACGTTTCCGGTTATAGTTCCTGATTGCTCCTTGGGCTCTCCCCAAATCAAAGCGTTGTAGGTCCGCTCAATGGTGTGATCCGAAAATTGTTTGGCTAAAAACGTCATCGCAAATTCGGTTTTTGCAATAACAAGCAGGCCAGAGGTGTCTTTATCAATGCGGTGAACCAATCCCGGCCGTCCTTCGCCATTTCTACCTGTGGGCAGTTGCTGAAAGTGATAAACCAATGCATTAATCAGCGTTCCCGACCAGTTTCCGAATGCCGGGTGAACAACCATGCCGGTTGGCTTATTAACAATCAGAAGCACTTCATCTTCATAAATAATGTCAAGCGGAATGTTTTCGGGAATAATCTCCGTATCGCGCGGCGGCTCTGGGAGGGAAAGGGTAATGACATCCAGCGGCTTTACTTTATAACTCGCTTTGGTAACCAGCCCATTCACCTTTACGGCTTCCGCATCAATTCCATTTTGTATTTTTGTCCGCGAAGCATTTGCGACATGTAAGCTCAGATATTTGTCCAGCCTGATCAATCCCTGGCCTTTGTCAGCAACAATCCTGTAATGTTCAAACAAATCATCTTCTTCTGAGGCAATCTCAATATGGTCTTCGGACATTCGAAATGGTCATTTATTATAAACAAAATTATCAAAATAAGTGGATTTAATAAGTGCCGTGCTCCCCACCCCGATAGAGAGACTTTCCAATGTCATGACGGAAGCTGCCGGTATAACGTTGTACATCAAGCGTGATGACCTGATCCATCCGACGGTGTCCGGTAACAAATGGCGGAAGCTGAAATACAATTTGCTCGAAGCCAGCAGCCAGGGATATACACGCATTCTGACATTCGGCGGTGCGTTTTCCAATCACTTGTATGCCACTGCGGCTGCGGGTAATGCCTTGGGTTTTGAAACAATCGGCGTTGTAAGGGGCGAAGAATTAGCAGAAAAGCTTTCGCCCACATTGCTATTTTGCCAGAATCAAGGAATGCAGCTGTATTTCGTATCGCGGTCGGAATACAAGCTGAGGAGCTCGGATAATTATCTGCTGGATCTCGCTACAAAGTTTGATCATCCTTTTATAGTCCCGGAAGGCGGTACTTCCACATTAGCATTGCAGGGCGTGGCGGAAATGGTGCCGGAAGTAAATGTGCAACTGGCTAAAACCGCTAATTACTTTGCCGTTGCTGCGGGCACGGGCGGAACAGCAGCCGGACTGCTATCTGCTGGCGCAAACGTGCTTGCTTTTTCAGCATTAAAAGGCGGGGAATTTTTGAAAAATGACATTAGCATGCTGTTAAGCAACCAACATTCATCCGGAAGTTTACAGCTCTTTACAGATTACCATTTTGGAGGCTATGCCAAATGGAACCCGGAGCTTATCGCGTTCATGCAGAATTTTAAGGACGAATTTGGCATCCAGCTCGAACAGGTTTACACGGCTAAAATGTTCTTCGGGCTTTTTGATCTGATCCGTAAAAATCATTTTCCAAAAGGCACTACAATCGTTGCCGTGCACACGGGCGGCTTGCAGGGATTGCTTAAAGCATAGGCAATTCAGGACAGGGCGGGGATTTCTTCGTCGCTGTTCGCTGATTTTGTTCTGACAAATTCTTTGATCAGATCTTTTTCTCCTGCAATCCACAATACATCATCGTTTTCAATGATCATCGACGAATCGGGGTTGAGGATGCGCTCGCCGTTTCTTTCCAGCCCTACAATCATCCCACGCGTTTTTTCCCTGATTTGACTGCTTCGGATACTTTTTCCACGGATCTGATACTCGCTTCTCACTTCCACGCGTTCCAGCACAATGCTGTCTTCGTGCGCCATATAGACGTCCCCATTCGTGCTCACCTCAATATGCCCCCGGAAGATATCCAGCTGGTCGTCCGTCCCGATAACTTCGATGCGGTCACAGGGATACAGCACTTCGGTAGGGCGGGGGAGATAAATCGTTTTACTGCCGCGCTCGATCAGCACAACATTGATCCCAAAATTTTCCCTGATCTTTAATTCCTGCAAAGTTTTGCCAATAAGAGAGGAATCGGCGCTCACTTCCAGAAACGCAAAATGCGCGTCCCAGGGCAGCAATATCATTTTGGATTTTCCACTTCCTTCCAGCTGTCTTGCATTTAAATTTTGCAAAAAGCGCTCTTCAATGCGGGTGTAAAAGGTTTGTAATCTTTGATAAAAAATTGCAAAACCCAGGATCATAATCCCGCCGGCTACGGCCAGCGCGGTGGGCGTAGCAAAAAAGGAGTTGAGCAGAAAACCCATTAATAAAATAGCAATCAGCACGCGTGAAAGTTCTAGCAACAGCAACGGGCCGCGGCTGAATTTCCGGCTTAACCAGATCGCTGAATAAGCTTTCCTATTGGATCTTTTGAAAATGAGCGCCCATAGGAATGGAGAAATCAAAAGAAATGTAATGCCAAACAATACGGCATTGGTAATGTAAGTTTCCGGAACCCTGGTATGCAATTGATCCGCGAGCTGACGCGAGGAGGCCATAACAATCCCGATGATCACCACCGAATTTAGTATAACCGTTTGTGAATAGGATTTCAGGATCTGGTTCCAATGC of Dyadobacter chenhuakuii contains these proteins:
- a CDS encoding 1-aminocyclopropane-1-carboxylate deaminase/D-cysteine desulfhydrase encodes the protein MDLISAVLPTPIERLSNVMTEAAGITLYIKRDDLIHPTVSGNKWRKLKYNLLEASSQGYTRILTFGGAFSNHLYATAAAGNALGFETIGVVRGEELAEKLSPTLLFCQNQGMQLYFVSRSEYKLRSSDNYLLDLATKFDHPFIVPEGGTSTLALQGVAEMVPEVNVQLAKTANYFAVAAGTGGTAAGLLSAGANVLAFSALKGGEFLKNDISMLLSNQHSSGSLQLFTDYHFGGYAKWNPELIAFMQNFKDEFGIQLEQVYTAKMFFGLFDLIRKNHFPKGTTIVAVHTGGLQGLLKA
- the trmD gene encoding tRNA (guanosine(37)-N1)-methyltransferase TrmD, which codes for MRIDILTCVPNLLDSFFAHSILKRAQQGGFVEVMVHDIRDYSVNKHRTIDDYAFGGGAGMVLQIEPIARCIRGLQEERSYDEIIYLTPDGELMQQPMVNQLSLKGNIIMLCGHYKGVDQRVRDMFITKEVSIGDYVLSGGELAAAVLSDAIIRLLPGVLNDETSALTDSFQDNLLAPPVYTRPADFEGHKVPEILMSGHEAKIEEWRYEQSVQRTRERRPDLL
- a CDS encoding GNAT family N-acetyltransferase — its product is MTISTRPGNLEDIPAIFELVKELALYERALDQVSNNVEKMTRDYNEKLYDFFVAESDSRIIGMSLYYYRYSTWKGKRLYMEDIIVTEDMRGNGIGKILFDATVAAAKQTGCTGMLWQVLDWNTSAVGFYRKYGTNFDNEWINCSLDF
- a CDS encoding 30S ribosomal protein S16, with the translated sequence MAVKIRLARRGRKKKAIYDIVVADARAPRDGRFIEKLGIYNPGTNPASIVLESDKAVDWLLKGAQPTDTARSILQHEGVMLKKHLQVGVIKGAITQEVADSRFEEWKGSKTDRKATAADTLSQKKDSDRQARLEAERKVSQTRAEAIAKKNAPPVEEAPEVEEAEAAVDTVTEEVSNEVAEETTATETVTEAPEAEAAAPVEAPVAEAPAETPAAEAPVETPEAAATTVEAPEAEAPASTETPATDESAEKKAE
- the rimM gene encoding ribosome maturation factor RimM (Essential for efficient processing of 16S rRNA), whose translation is MTQDNCYLLGYIVRTHGTAGNVVIFLDVDYPEEYEDLDAIYVEIKGELVPYFIENFNLQKQANAIVKFEDINTIEKAQALVGSSLYLSLDELEELSNEEFYYHEIKGFTVVDQTAGTLGVVREVYSLNGQDLIAMDYQGVEVLIPTAADIVLRADKDNKQLMVNLPEGLLEVYLDNSDSENTPDDAD
- a CDS encoding RluA family pseudouridine synthase codes for the protein MSEDHIEIASEEDDLFEHYRIVADKGQGLIRLDKYLSLHVANASRTKIQNGIDAEAVKVNGLVTKASYKVKPLDVITLSLPEPPRDTEIIPENIPLDIIYEDEVLLIVNKPTGMVVHPAFGNWSGTLINALVYHFQQLPTGRNGEGRPGLVHRIDKDTSGLLVIAKTEFAMTFLAKQFSDHTIERTYNALIWGEPKEQSGTITGNVGRSAKDRRVMDVFPDGSQGKHAITHYKTIQSFHYVTLVQCNLETGRTHQIRAHMKHIGHPIFNDTTYGGDKILRGPSNGSYKAMVTNLFDLLPGQALHAKSLGFVHPATRQWMQFDTELPKNFQAILEKWEIYTNNQ